TCTCTTCGGCCTCGGTGATCACAtccctgctgctcctcttcacGTTCTCTTCAACCCGAAACCAAGGTAgatatcaacacacacactcacactcacacacacacacacacacacagctctgtttgttactttacattttaatgttcttTAAATGATGTATCTgtgaatttatgtttttaaatgcacaaagcAAAGAGATGAAAGATCAACACAACCTTGTTCAGAAACCTTTAAATGGAAGATGAGCTAAAGAATAATAACGTACTGTTGCATGAACTgtagaaacacaacacacaccctgAACCTTCTTCAGGATGAAGCAACTTCTGCAGCGTCTTCATGTTCTGCAGTTTATATTATTTCCTGTGTTTTGTGTAGCTGCAGTACGTtggagacattttattttaagctgTGAGGAGCATGAATGATGGATCTCTTTGTATCCTGTGGGGATGATGAATATTACAGTCGACCTTCACGCTGCAGAATCAGCAGAACATAACCTCGACATGTGACCCTGAACCCTAATTATACTCAGAAACGTCCCTGAGGTGCAGAGTCTCCTCTGGGGTTTTGTTTCCGCACTCTCAGCCTGAATTCCTGCCGGAGCCACCTGCTCCCCTCCAGCAGAGATCAGCTTCACATGCAGACACAAGCAGGCAGTAGATTAAAATTAGAACGCAGCCGAAGCTTTGTCCAGCGCCATGAGGCGGTGTCGTGTTTCTGAGACAGACGAAGCAAACGGCGACTAAAAGCTCAAGCAGCAGTTCTTAATTTCACGTCCAGCAGAAGTTTCTCTAATTAGTCATTTAATATCATGTTGATGAAGGAAACACACGATGATactgaatattaatattacttaTTGACATATCACACTCTgaggaaacaaatataaaaatataccatttgtttagtttttcataAAAGCAGCagacattatgtaaacaaactaaatacattaatatttaatagttttgataatcatatataatatcttTAGGGAGGGACACGTCTGTCCTCTAAGTTGACAAGAggagtttaaaataaataaaaatgcatcaatgttgttaataatcattgacgtaaacactgtaaaacatttaacacaggaaatatgttttactaaaaacagctgcattatgtaaacaaacattaggTTAAATTCTcgaaatgaaaaacattaacttatattattaatataatatgtttatgGCAGCTCCTCTCACATTATGATCTGATTCAGGCTGAACTTTGTCTTTACaacgtttgttttttgtttgtgttgtgcagCCTTCTCTCAGTCGACATGGAGCGTACATTCATCGCCGTGAAGCCCGATGGCGTGCAGAGAGGTCTGTGCGGTGACATCATCAAGCGCTTTGAGGCCAGAGGCTTCAAGCTGGTGGCCGCCAAGTTCATCCAGGTAAATGAGACAACGGCTGGACCTCGTTTTAACTAAGAACctcaaaaaactaaacattttctcCTGTTTTTGCGCTCACCTGCTTCATGCTGATAAAGTTCATTTTGAGCATTCAAACCTTCAAACATCTCTTTGGAGGCGACAGTCAGACATGTCCTCACTCTCAcggtcctcacaaagatagaagtacaggaatgcacacacacatgtagatgACAGCTGTTGATGAATGTTGCAGCAACTCCCTCATATCTCTATCACACAGTGGCTGTAGGTATTCACAGCTGTGTGCATTAATGATCTACAGGATGAACTCACACTGAGGTTCACAGTTTATATACAATCACTTTAAAacaagttttgtattttctaaGGAATAAAAAAGGGTTTAAAACAAAATTAGCAAAAATTGTGACTTTTGGTCAGATGTAATATTTTGAAGGCAGAAAACCAAACGACAGATTGTTACTGAagtaaatgttctttatttctctgcagCGACTTTTACTAATAGTTtctatattttgtgttttcaggccTCTGAGGAGCACATGAAGAACCATTACCTGGACCTGAAGGACATGCCTTTCTATGGTGGACTCTGCAAGTACATGTCCTCCGGACCCGTCTTCGccatggtaacacacacacacacacacaaacacaaacacacatacacacacacacacatctccggTACTCCTGTCAGTCAGATATCTTTCTGTTCACACCCTTTGTTTTCAAGGTCTCTCCTTTTATAGACGGTCAGCAGCTGTGATCCCACCGAGAGGTCATGACCTCTAATTATAAAACAGCTTATTTAGAGATAATCATAAATAGTATTAGATTCTGAGTCTAGAAGCACTTTTGTGCGACTTAAACActatttttgatatttaaacCTGAATGAAATGTCTTTCACACCAATGATTAATTCTTTATCATATTGCTCACTGCTTCAACACGTTGACATTAACTGTAATTACTGACTCGTCTCCGTATGGTTCCCTAAAgttttgttgaataaataatctaattaaattgtgtaaaacaaaaaaatattatttacggatgttttatttttcactaaTAACACAATTTTACAAAAACAGacttaaaatactttaatattcatacattattatgaactaaagacaaaagcccatttatttatatttaacatcatTAAAACTGCTtcatatttataattaatacatttgtttcattATAATGAAATAGGCTATGTTCCCCTCCATAACAATTAAACGCTGTTCATTCGTGTCGATTAATCCTGCTGAATATCACTTTTAATTTCACCTACATAGATTTAAGACTGAACATAGTTTGATTAAACTAATTaccattttaaatacaaataatatagaaagcaaacatttgaatatttagccaacatgttttttaacttctttaactgATGTTCAACTCTAGCATCTTTTGCGTATGAGTTTTGCAGTAAGTATATATAGGACATATAGTATATGCATTTTattcaatataaaaacatgtagTTTTGTCTTTAACAATAACTTTTAAGTTTCTTAtgcacaaattaaacaaaaaaagttaaatCATGTTaatcagtatttatttttcttttgagaatcaactttattattaataGAATATTCTTCACAATAGGTAAACAATTATTCAAGAAAAAGGTGAGTTTACTCTCGTAAATGTGAGAAGATGTTTTCTCTTCTGGCTCGTTCCTCAATCTCAATTGGAGATAAAGAGCTGAGTCGTCGGCGTAGCGATGGATAAAAGAGACGCTTATTTGCGGATAATTAAACCTAATGGCAGAATGTTCAGACAGAACATGATGGACATTCATCTGTAttcatcccacacacacacacaggtgacaggtgtgttgatgtgttgcaGGTATGGGAGGGTCAGAGCATTGTGAAGCTGGCCAGGATGATGATGGGTGAGACCAACCCCGCTGACTCCAAGCCCGGCAGCATCCGTGGAGACCTGTGCATCAACATCGGCAGGTGAGTACACACAGAAGGTGCTTATATTAAGTAATAGTATAACTATGTAATAAGGacttaaatacataaaagtatCATACAATTATTAGCAATAATCATTAGCAGTTTCTAAACTGTGGGAAACTATTTAGGTTCTAACGCAACAATGTTAAACTCTTCACTGAAAGTCTAATTAAgttcatttaatgttttaaatgaacttaattattttcatgacattttactGTGAAGTCACAAAGAtatgtaaataattaatgtgGATATGGTCTTTTAATGACGTGCTATAacttgtttatgacatactatagtTTAGCTTTATAGTTCTTTGTCTACTTTCTTTACATGATATAAAAGGACTTTTATGAAATACTATAAAGAATGATTCCACTGACCGTCCTCTGTTTCCTCAGGAACATCATCCACGGCAGCGACACCCTGGAGAACGCCAAGCGTGAGGTCGGCCTGTGGTTCAAGGCCGAGGAGTTCGTCACCTACACCCCCTGCACCCAGACCTTCCTGTATGAGTAAACTACACCCAACTGGACCCCCCCGTGACACGATCCAATAATCCAAAACATGCAGCACTTATCAATAAAGTCTCATGTTAACAACTGtccctgtttctgtgtctcaaaTCAGTTTCTATAGCCTCCAGTTTAGCCTCATGCCTCATTGTAGTCTCACGTTAACCTCACGTTAGCCTCACATTAGCCTCATGTTAGCCTCCAGTTTAGCCTCATGCCTCACGTTAGTCTCATATTAGCCTCACATTAGCCTCACGTTAGCCTCCAGTTTAGCCTCATGCCTCACATTAGTCTCATGTTAGCCTCACGTTAGCCTCATGTTAGCCTCCAGTTTAGCCTCATGCCTCATGTTAGCCTCACAGTAGCCTCATGTTAGCCTCAGATTAGCCTCATGTTAGCCTCATGTTAGCCTCACATTAGCCTTATGTTAGCCTCATGCCTCACGTTAGCCTCACGTTAGCCTCACATTAGCTTCACGTTAGTCTCATATTAGCCTCACATTAGCCTCCAGTTTAGCCTCATGCCTCACGTTAGTCTCATGTTAGCCTCACATTAGCCTCACGTTAGGCTCACATTAGCATCACTTTAGCCTCCAGTTTAGCCTCATGCCTCACATTAGCATCACTTTAGCCTCACATTAGTCTCATGTTAGCCTCACGTTAGCCTCACATTAGCTTCACGTTAGCCTCCAGTTTAGCCTCATGCCTCATATTAGCCTCACATTAGCCTCCAGTTTAGCCTCATGCCTCACGTTAGTCTCATATTAGCCTCACGTTAGGCTCATATTAGCATCACTTTAGCCTCACGTTAGTCTCACGTTAGCCTCCAGTTTAGCCTCATGCCTCACATTAGTCTCATGTTAGCCTTACATTAGCCTCACGTTAGCCTCACATTAGCTTCACGTTAGTCTCATATTATCCTCACATTAGCCTCACGTTAGCCTCACATTAGCTTCACATTAGTCTCATATTATCCTCACATTAGCCTCACGTTAGCCTCACGTTAGCCTCACATTAGCCTCCAGTTTAGCCTCATGCCTCATGTTAGCCTCACATTAGCCTCATGCCTCACGTTAGCCTCACGTTAGCCTCACGATAGCCTCCAGTTTAGCCTCATGCCTCACGTTAGTCTCATGTTAGCCTCACGTTAGCCTCACATTAGCTTCACGTTAGTCTCATATCCTCACATTAGCCTCAAGTTAGCCTCATGTTAGCCTCACGTTAGCCTCACGTTAGCCTCATGCCTCACGTTAGCCTCCAGTTTAGTCTCATATTATCCTCACATTAGCCTCACGTTAGCCTCATGTTAGCCTCCAGTTTAGCCTCATGCCTCATGTTAGCCTCCAGTTTAGCCTCATGCCTCATGTTAGCCTCCAGTTTAGCCTCATGTTAGCCTCACGTTAGCCTCACGTTAGCCTCCAGTTTAGCCCCATGTTAGCCTCACATTAGTCTCATGTTAGCCTCACGTTAGCCTCCAGTTTAGTCTCACATTAGCCTCACGTTAGTCTCATGTTAGCCTCCAGTTTAGCCTCACGTTAGTCTCATGTTAGCCTCACATTAGTCTCATGTTAGCCTCACGTTAGCCTCCAGTTTAGTCTCATATTATCCTCACATTAGCCTCACGTTAGTCTCATGTTAGCCTCCAGTTTAGCCTCATGCCTCATGTTAGCCTCCAGTTTAGCCTCATGTTAGCCTCACATTAGCCTCCAGTTTAGTCTCACATTAGCCTCACGTTAGTCTCATGTTAGCCTCCAGTTTAGCCTCACGTTAGTCTCATGTTAGCCTCACATTAGTCTCATGTTAGCCTCACGTTAGCCTCCAGTTTAGTCTCATATTATCCTCACATTAGCCTCACGTTAGTCTCATGTTAGCCTCCAGTTTAGCCTCATGCCTCATGTTAGCCTCCAGTTTAGCCTCATGTTAGCCTCACGTTAGCCTCCAGTTTAGCCCCATGTTAGCCTCACATTAGCCTCACGCCTCATGTTAGCCTCACATTAGCCTCACGTTAGTCTCATGTTAGCCTCACATTAGCCTCACGTTAGTCTCATGTTAGCCTCCAGTTTAGCCTCATGCCTCATGTTAGCCTCCAGTTTAGCCTCATGTTAGCCTCACATTAGCCTCCAGTTTAGCCCCATGTTAGCCTCACATTAGCCTCACGCCTCATGTTAGCCTCACACTAGCCTCACGTTAGTCTCATGTTAGCCTCACATTAGCCTCACGTTAGTCTCATGTTAGCCTCACATTAGCCTCATGTTAGCCTCACATTAGCCTCACGTATAGAAACTGTAGACAACGTTTTAGAGCTTCCCCTAAAAACTTAACGCCATCTTGTTTTCAGCTGATCATTTGAGTGTTTCCTGCTCTGAGATTCTTGCTGAAACAGGTTAGTATTTAGCAgaatataaacaatattaatataaagaagaaatctggcaaaaaaaatgtataaaacgtTACGATCCAAAAAACGAAAAAGTTTTTGCTCGTTTTTACCAAAAACTAGAATATTAATAACTAAACATTATAAAAAGGACAAACACAAGGTACTGAAACTCAATACTGAAACAAAACGTAGAAATAATGCacgttaaaaacaaacaaattcaaaacgtattttctcaccttttttttattgcataaaAAACGTAATACTTTCTTCACAATCATGCTGCCAGAAATTGcacaatgtattaaaaaaagcttGATGAAAGTTAACATGGGTACATAACTACATGTCTCGTCTTAcacttacagtatatatatctgtatgtttccATACGAGCTCAGGAAACATCACCATGAACCACGTCGCAGGTTCGACCTCGTGTggaacacaaatacattcaaatcTCAATTTCTTTTAACCCAAAGCTGCaagaataaatacatcaaaCCTGTGAAGTCAAGACATTAAACTCATGAGGACTCAATTATCTGCAACATTGTGGACTTTTTTTTATGTACCAGTCGGGAATTTTGTACCCGATCCGAGACCTCGAACGTCAACATTGTGAAACTCCTTCAACTCCATGATGACACAAAGTCCTGAAAATATACGTAACAAACTTGGAGAAGACACGTGATCGGTTGAGCGTCCACAGCTGATCTTAGTCAACGAAAACACTGTCACTTTAAAACCCGAGAGAAAATCTATAAAACCCACAAGGTCCTGATTCCCTTCGCTGACACAcggaacaggaggaggaggaggaggacgaggaagaggagcaggacgacgaggacgaggaagaggaggatgaggatgaggaagaggaggatgacgaggaggaggaggacgaggaagaggaggatcgCACAACTCAAGGATTTAAATCAACTCGCGTCACAATACGGGAACATCTTCTCCTATTACAAAATCTGCTGCGTCCAAAATATGACTTCTTCACCGGGTCAAAATCATTCCATAAAAACGTTATCAAATGTTTATCATCAATAGAAACCAGAATACAAACAGCTGGACACTAATGTTAGAGATTCACGTAGAAAAAGACGACGAACACAAACGACACAGAAGTAACAGAAGTGTGAAATCTAAGAAGATAACTCGATTAGTGTTCTCGatgctcagacacacacacacacacacacacgcacacgcacacgcacacacgcacacacaccgtTTTTTAAATGACTGCTAATCTCAACATGACATTACACAGCATCCAGTATTCATATTACGTCAAGAGTTTGGACCCTCGAACACATGAACACGTACAAACATCAAAGATTCTGGCGTTGAAAAAGTTCTCGTACAAAAGAtttcttgttgtgttttctttcctttgttgGTTTATTCTTTACTCACTGCGCTCCTTTAGCTTCTTCCCTGTCTTTGTTTCTCCGTCTTGTTTCTCCGCTCGGTCCTTAGAGTGTATGAGCTGAAGATACTCCGGACAGCGGCACCATCTTCCCTCACATATCAAACTAACTCCATTACTGTTGGTGGGAAAGCCAGAAATGGGGGATGGCGAGTTTAGAATTTAGGGAAATTAGGAAAAAGGTCAGACCTGCGTTTATGAAACCTTTATAAAACATTAGCGCTTGAATAGACAGTTTGCTTTCTATTCTGTTAGCGATCAAGCTAACTAACTTCTTAATTGGCTGTTGACCAGCTCGCTAGCTGGTAGCCTATTGTGGCCGGCTAATGCTACTGTAGCAGAATACAGATCAAACTGGTGAGACGTGGTGAACATTTACTTTCTGTCCAGTTAGCGGCTGATAGCACGCTTCCTAACCGGCAGTTAGTAGCCCGCTTCCTAACCGGCAGTTAGTAGCACGCTTCCTAACCGGCAGTTAGTAGCACGCTTCCTAACCGGCAGTTAGTAGCCCGCTTCCTAACCGGCAGTTAGTAGCCCGCTTCCTAACCGGCAGTTAGTAGCCCGCTTCCTAACCGGCAGTGAGTAGCACGCTTCCTAACCGGCAGTTAGTAGCCCGCTTCCTAACCGGCAGTTAGTAGCCCGCTTCCTAACCGGCAGTTAGTAGCAGGCTTCCTAACCGGCAGTGAGTAGCACGCTTCCTAACCGGCAGTTAGTAGCACGCTTCCTAACCGGCAGTGAGTAGCCCGCTTCCTAACCGGCAGTTAGTAGCACGCTTCCTAACCGGCAGTTAGTAGCACGCTTCCTAACCGGCAGTTAGTAGCCCGCTTCCTAACCGGCAGTTAGTAGCCCGCTTCCTAACCGGCAGTTAGTAGCACGCTTCCTA
This DNA window, taken from Cottoperca gobio unplaced genomic scaffold, fCotGob3.1 fCotGob3_251arrow_ctg1, whole genome shotgun sequence, encodes the following:
- the LOC115005094 gene encoding nucleoside diphosphate kinase B-like, with the protein product MERTFIAVKPDGVQRGLCGDIIKRFEARGFKLVAAKFIQASEEHMKNHYLDLKDMPFYGGLCKYMSSGPVFAMVWEGQSIVKLARMMMGETNPADSKPGSIRGDLCINIGRNIIHGSDTLENAKREVGLWFKAEEFVTYTPCTQTFLYE